The following are from one region of the Flavimobilis soli genome:
- a CDS encoding AAA family ATPase, with protein MTTTQVPSTQELWEITTTCDGIREQLSGVLSGKPEVVLTTIAVMLAEGHILLEDVPGVGKTTLAKALARAIDGRVGRIQFTPDLLPSDLTGVSIYRAQQHEFEFRPGPIFASIVIGDEINRASPKTQSALLQCMEEGQVTVDGRTYSLPRPFLVVATQNPVEMEGTYPLPEAQRDRFMACLSVGYPTAEAELEMLERREGRDPLDSVQKVTDAATIERFVQTVHRIHAATAVKRYILDLVAATRSTPALRLGASPRASVQLLRAAKAVAALSGREYVIPDDVQLLAHPVLCHRLILSPQARAGGQTTASVVDDVLASVPVPNPHHAS; from the coding sequence GTGACGACGACGCAAGTTCCGAGCACCCAGGAGCTCTGGGAGATCACCACCACGTGCGACGGGATCCGCGAACAGCTCTCTGGAGTGCTCTCGGGCAAGCCCGAGGTGGTGCTCACGACGATCGCCGTGATGCTCGCCGAGGGCCACATCCTCCTCGAGGACGTCCCCGGGGTCGGCAAGACGACGCTCGCCAAGGCGCTCGCCCGCGCGATCGACGGGCGCGTCGGCCGCATCCAGTTCACCCCGGACCTGCTGCCGAGCGACCTCACCGGAGTGAGCATCTACCGCGCGCAGCAGCACGAGTTCGAGTTCCGTCCGGGACCGATCTTCGCGAGCATCGTCATCGGCGACGAGATCAACCGCGCCTCCCCGAAGACGCAGTCCGCGCTCCTGCAGTGCATGGAGGAGGGCCAGGTCACGGTCGACGGCCGCACCTACTCGCTCCCCCGCCCGTTCCTCGTCGTGGCGACGCAGAACCCGGTGGAGATGGAGGGCACGTACCCGCTGCCCGAGGCGCAGCGCGACCGCTTCATGGCATGCCTGAGCGTCGGCTACCCGACCGCCGAGGCCGAGCTCGAGATGCTCGAGCGCCGCGAGGGGCGCGATCCCCTCGACTCCGTCCAGAAGGTCACCGACGCCGCGACGATCGAGCGTTTCGTCCAGACCGTCCACCGCATCCACGCCGCGACCGCCGTCAAGCGCTACATCCTCGACCTCGTCGCCGCGACGCGATCGACGCCCGCGCTGCGGCTCGGCGCGTCACCGCGCGCCTCGGTCCAGCTCCTGCGTGCCGCGAAGGCCGTCGCCGCCCTGTCGGGACGCGAGTACGTCATCCCGGACGACGTCCAGCTTCTCGCGCACCCCGTCCTGTGCCACCGCCTCATCCTGAGCCCGCAGGCCCGCGCGGGCGGGCAGACGACCGCGTCCGTCGTCGACGACGTGCTCGCCTCCGTCCCGGTCCCGAACCCGCACCACGCCTCGTGA
- a CDS encoding DUF58 domain-containing protein, whose product MTVHPAGLTPARVRLTGRGVGLAAAGGALAVGGHVVDLSAVALAGCVVGVAPVVSWLALRARPLAPRLRVRRSLQPTPAHAGQDVSVTTEVGPAHLTPWSVAASRALNLGEAVPAALRGSTVLRAAVTPTSRGTSLQYTLRPRQRGRWPVGPLATRRYDALGLATATEQVGDAVPLTVWPSLLSGTISDTGARSGLTPLRAGANDPSDEDTSLRTYQAGDDLRRVHWASAARHGELMVRTSEGASQAPVLVILDVASLDSDTEPGSQNHVALEWTVSVAASVAVNLLDSGHPVRLVLSDGGTAQAGLRGGDGQAGARWVRSRDAQGRAVLLDLTVDAGRREPGDETSGTRDDVLSSLVGDSQLGEIVIAVTAATSRDETAPLAVVGGTASRRYAMVVPADGTSDSVPTLLEHGWRAALLPVGSDLVSAWDDLTGGNR is encoded by the coding sequence GTGACCGTGCACCCCGCAGGCCTGACGCCGGCCCGCGTCCGGCTCACCGGCCGCGGGGTGGGGCTTGCGGCTGCAGGGGGCGCGCTGGCTGTCGGCGGGCACGTCGTCGACCTGTCGGCCGTCGCGCTCGCCGGGTGCGTCGTGGGGGTCGCCCCCGTCGTGTCCTGGCTCGCGCTGCGAGCCCGGCCGCTCGCGCCACGGCTCCGCGTGCGTCGCTCCCTCCAGCCGACGCCCGCGCACGCTGGTCAGGACGTGTCGGTCACGACGGAGGTCGGCCCTGCGCACCTGACCCCCTGGTCGGTCGCGGCGTCCCGCGCGCTCAACCTCGGCGAGGCCGTCCCCGCAGCGCTGCGTGGCAGCACCGTCCTGCGCGCCGCGGTCACACCCACCTCTCGGGGCACGTCGCTGCAGTACACGCTCCGCCCCCGGCAGCGCGGCCGCTGGCCCGTCGGCCCGCTCGCGACGCGCCGCTACGACGCCCTCGGACTCGCGACCGCGACCGAGCAGGTGGGCGACGCCGTCCCGCTCACCGTCTGGCCGTCCCTGCTGTCCGGGACGATCAGCGACACCGGTGCCCGGTCCGGCCTCACGCCGCTGCGCGCCGGCGCGAACGACCCGAGCGACGAGGACACGTCGCTGCGCACGTACCAGGCCGGCGACGACCTGCGCCGCGTGCACTGGGCCAGCGCGGCCCGCCACGGCGAGCTCATGGTCCGCACGAGCGAGGGCGCGAGCCAGGCGCCCGTCCTCGTCATCCTCGACGTCGCGTCGCTCGACAGCGACACCGAGCCCGGCTCGCAGAACCATGTGGCGCTCGAGTGGACCGTGTCGGTAGCGGCTTCGGTCGCCGTCAACCTCCTCGACTCTGGCCACCCAGTCCGCCTCGTCCTGTCCGACGGCGGTACCGCCCAGGCCGGCCTGCGCGGGGGCGACGGGCAGGCTGGCGCGCGCTGGGTCCGCTCGCGTGACGCGCAGGGCCGCGCGGTGCTGCTCGACCTGACGGTCGACGCGGGCCGCCGTGAGCCCGGTGACGAGACGTCAGGGACGCGAGACGACGTGCTCTCGAGCCTCGTGGGCGACAGCCAGCTCGGTGAGATCGTCATCGCCGTGACCGCGGCGACGAGCAGGGACGAGACGGCACCGCTCGCCGTCGTCGGCGGGACGGCGTCACGGCGCTACGCCATGGTCGTCCCGGCGGACGGCACCTCGGACTCCGTACCGACGCTGCTCGAGCACGGCTGGCGTGCAGCACTCCTGCCCGTGGGCAGCGACCTCGTGTCTGCCTGGGACGACCTGACGGGAGGGAATCGATGA
- a CDS encoding transglutaminaseTgpA domain-containing protein, with amino-acid sequence MSAPTPSGIPTPGKVVASGAVVLAMTVACVAGLDGLIQPGAWRWTVGVILAIVTAVIVAARLALRRWAGPDVSTAASLTPSLAGLAAGLWLLAARFGGSAPRATSGDLDPVVTLENFRGLARLARTVEEIAVTTIAPIQPLEAIVALFAAGACLVLVLMDMFVAVRVPALAGLATSLLWLPSLMIVGDVATWSVVAVTALLLVLLAVDRPSVATARTGRATAREAAIPVAGAGLTVTAVVAAGLAVSLVLPSLPWRGAVSAPDLRTGVANLTDDLDLRRSLQEQSTREVLTYTVSEGAPPVGPLRTTSLLDFDGRQWLPSDPDTEPARPGDLLWPSLAEGSSATSFALRMQFEGLASSTVPVPLEPRMITSDREISYDASRDAVDVADRLSSGDSLEMTVMPRNLDPDRLRAGSPLEPSQGFPNRFADPELMVPETSHAPEIARLAYSVVGDVDNQYDAAVALQDYLRTSPEFNYSLSVPAPTSDDAVWDFLQDGTGYCVQFASAMTIMARTLGIPARMSIGYLPGTVGADGVAVVRGRDAHAWPEIYFDDVGWVRFEPTPALQSGALPTYAATATETPTPTATETPTPTSTSQRPTSSTTSGTSTTATATAATSSSSGANGALVASLLVVLVVAAGLTVMLVRRRAVHVHVRDVEDAWSTIVRAARTGGIEIDPAATLRATAAHVVPGGEAVGEVARRVEVARYAPAAPAADREELDGLVRAALDEVQARVSALAAAENRTNPADAGGAPGSTVGDADRGGPRA; translated from the coding sequence ATGAGCGCCCCGACGCCGTCGGGCATCCCCACGCCCGGCAAGGTCGTCGCCTCGGGCGCGGTCGTCCTCGCTATGACGGTCGCGTGCGTCGCGGGCCTCGACGGGCTGATCCAGCCAGGGGCGTGGCGCTGGACCGTCGGGGTGATCCTCGCGATCGTCACCGCGGTCATCGTCGCCGCGCGTCTCGCGCTGCGGCGCTGGGCCGGACCGGACGTCAGCACCGCCGCCAGCCTGACCCCGTCGCTCGCCGGACTCGCAGCCGGGCTCTGGCTGCTCGCCGCGCGCTTCGGCGGCAGCGCGCCGCGCGCGACGAGCGGCGACCTCGACCCCGTGGTCACTCTCGAGAACTTCCGGGGCCTCGCGCGGCTCGCGCGCACGGTCGAGGAGATCGCGGTCACGACGATCGCCCCGATCCAGCCGCTCGAGGCGATCGTGGCACTGTTCGCCGCGGGTGCCTGCCTCGTGCTCGTCCTCATGGACATGTTCGTCGCGGTGCGGGTCCCCGCCCTCGCCGGCCTCGCGACGTCGCTGCTCTGGCTCCCGTCGCTCATGATCGTCGGCGACGTCGCCACGTGGTCGGTCGTCGCGGTGACCGCTCTCCTGCTCGTCCTGCTCGCCGTCGACCGGCCATCCGTCGCGACCGCACGCACGGGACGCGCGACAGCGCGCGAAGCAGCGATCCCTGTCGCCGGAGCGGGCCTGACGGTCACGGCGGTCGTCGCAGCCGGCCTCGCGGTGTCGCTCGTCCTGCCGTCGCTCCCCTGGCGCGGCGCGGTCAGCGCTCCCGACCTGAGGACGGGCGTCGCGAACCTGACGGACGACCTCGACCTGCGCAGGAGCCTGCAGGAGCAGTCGACGCGCGAGGTGCTCACCTACACGGTGTCCGAGGGTGCTCCCCCGGTCGGGCCGCTGCGCACGACGTCGCTCCTCGACTTCGACGGCCGCCAGTGGCTGCCGTCCGACCCCGACACCGAGCCGGCACGCCCTGGCGACCTGCTGTGGCCCTCGCTCGCGGAGGGCAGCTCAGCGACGAGCTTCGCGCTCCGCATGCAGTTCGAGGGGCTCGCCTCGTCGACCGTGCCGGTACCGCTCGAGCCGCGCATGATCACGTCGGACCGGGAGATAAGCTACGACGCCAGCCGCGACGCTGTCGACGTCGCGGACAGGCTCAGCAGCGGCGACTCGCTCGAGATGACGGTCATGCCGCGCAACCTCGACCCCGACCGGCTGCGGGCCGGGTCCCCGCTGGAGCCCTCGCAGGGCTTCCCCAACCGGTTCGCGGACCCCGAGCTGATGGTCCCGGAGACGTCTCACGCGCCCGAGATCGCGCGTCTCGCGTACTCCGTCGTAGGCGACGTCGACAACCAGTACGACGCCGCCGTGGCTCTCCAGGACTACCTCCGGACGAGCCCGGAGTTCAACTACTCGCTCAGCGTGCCCGCGCCGACGTCGGACGACGCGGTATGGGACTTCCTCCAGGACGGCACCGGGTACTGCGTCCAGTTCGCGTCGGCGATGACGATCATGGCCCGCACCCTCGGCATCCCAGCGCGCATGAGCATCGGCTACCTCCCCGGGACGGTGGGTGCCGACGGCGTCGCGGTCGTACGCGGGCGTGACGCGCACGCGTGGCCCGAGATCTACTTCGACGACGTGGGCTGGGTGCGGTTCGAGCCGACGCCGGCGCTGCAGTCGGGTGCGCTGCCGACGTACGCGGCGACCGCGACGGAGACCCCCACCCCGACGGCGACCGAGACGCCGACGCCGACGAGCACGTCGCAGCGCCCGACGAGCAGCACGACCTCGGGGACGAGCACGACGGCGACAGCGACGGCGGCGACGTCCTCGTCGTCAGGGGCGAACGGGGCGCTCGTCGCGTCGCTCCTCGTCGTGCTGGTCGTGGCGGCGGGCCTGACCGTGATGCTCGTACGTCGCCGCGCGGTGCACGTCCACGTACGTGACGTCGAGGACGCGTGGTCGACGATCGTGCGCGCCGCGCGCACGGGCGGCATCGAGATCGACCCTGCCGCGACGCTGCGCGCTACGGCCGCCCACGTTGTTCCCGGGGGCGAGGCTGTTGGCGAGGTGGCTCGGCGCGTCGAGGTCGCGCGGTACGCGCCTGCGGCGCCCGCGGCCGACCGTGAGGAGCTCGACGGGCTCGTGCGGGCTGCCCTCGACGAGGTGCAGGCGCGGGTGTCGGCGCTCGCCGCTGCCGAGAACCGGACCAACCCGGCCGACGCGGGCGGCGCTCCTGGCTCGACGGTCGGGGACGCTGATCGGGGCGGCCCACGGGCGTGA
- a CDS encoding DUF3040 domain-containing protein: protein MPLSEYEQRVLEQMEQQLYSEDPKLANAMSPTAPRSGIRFVLAGAGVIVGVVLLIVGVMTDLPAVGIIGFAVMFGGVAYALLRPTAKKGPLGTVDAHGKISKTPKAAKKRGSGDFMSRLEERWDRRRDEGL, encoded by the coding sequence ATGCCGCTCTCAGAGTATGAGCAGAGGGTGCTCGAGCAGATGGAGCAGCAGCTGTACTCCGAGGACCCCAAGCTCGCGAACGCGATGTCGCCCACGGCGCCGCGCTCCGGCATCCGGTTCGTCCTCGCCGGCGCAGGCGTGATCGTCGGTGTCGTCCTCCTCATCGTCGGTGTCATGACGGACCTCCCCGCAGTCGGGATCATCGGGTTCGCCGTCATGTTCGGCGGAGTCGCCTACGCCCTCCTGCGCCCCACCGCCAAGAAGGGCCCGCTCGGCACCGTCGACGCCCACGGCAAGATCTCCAAGACGCCCAAGGCCGCGAAGAAGCGCGGGTCCGGAGACTTCATGAGCCGCCTGGAAGAGCGCTGGGACCGCCGCCGCGACGAAGGTCTCTGA
- the dinB gene encoding DNA polymerase IV, translated as MDAFFASVELVRQPQLVGRPVIVGGGERSVVLAATYEARAFGVSSAMPMARALRACPQAVVIRPDHAAYREASAAVMGILRDVTSVVEQVSVDEAFLDVRGARRRLGPPSVIAADIRSRVAAELGLPCSIGVASSKFVAKIASVHAKPDGLLVIPAAATVPFLRSLPVGALWGVGGKTEEALERFGITTVAQLADTDVTLLQRVVGKASGARLHDLAWGRDPRAVETTQVERSIGAEVTFREDSSEMSQIEARLLELADRCATRLRRQGVVGRVVSLKVRTSDFRTLTRSRTLGSPTDVARDVYLVARELFSGVDLRGLDVRLVGIRVEDLRERAGSVSQPTLEDAVLETSQGRRDAEAALDLVRGKFGSAAISLGASGLRRSS; from the coding sequence ATGGACGCGTTCTTCGCCTCCGTGGAGCTCGTCCGCCAGCCGCAGCTCGTCGGGCGGCCGGTGATCGTCGGTGGCGGCGAGCGGTCCGTCGTCCTCGCCGCGACGTACGAGGCGCGAGCGTTCGGGGTGTCGTCGGCGATGCCCATGGCACGCGCTCTGAGAGCCTGCCCCCAGGCAGTCGTCATCCGCCCGGACCACGCCGCCTACCGGGAAGCGTCAGCAGCAGTCATGGGGATCCTCCGTGACGTGACGAGCGTCGTCGAGCAGGTCAGTGTCGACGAGGCCTTCCTCGACGTCCGTGGGGCCCGTCGCCGTCTCGGACCGCCGTCGGTCATCGCCGCCGACATCCGGTCCCGGGTCGCGGCCGAGCTCGGCCTGCCGTGCTCCATCGGGGTGGCGAGCTCGAAGTTCGTCGCGAAGATCGCCTCGGTGCACGCCAAGCCTGACGGGCTGCTCGTGATCCCGGCGGCAGCGACCGTCCCGTTCCTCCGCTCGCTGCCCGTCGGGGCGCTCTGGGGCGTGGGCGGCAAGACCGAGGAAGCGCTCGAACGGTTCGGCATCACGACGGTCGCCCAGCTCGCGGACACCGACGTGACGCTGCTGCAGCGGGTCGTCGGCAAGGCCTCGGGTGCCCGGCTGCACGACCTTGCCTGGGGGAGGGACCCGCGGGCCGTCGAGACGACGCAGGTCGAGCGCTCGATCGGCGCCGAGGTGACGTTCCGCGAGGACTCGTCCGAGATGTCCCAGATCGAGGCCCGGTTGCTCGAGCTCGCTGACCGCTGCGCGACCAGGCTCCGGCGCCAAGGTGTCGTCGGGCGCGTCGTCTCCCTCAAGGTGCGCACGAGCGACTTCCGGACCCTCACGCGCTCACGGACCCTCGGCTCGCCGACCGATGTCGCACGGGACGTCTACCTCGTCGCGCGAGAGCTCTTCTCCGGTGTCGACCTGCGAGGGCTGGACGTGCGTCTCGTGGGCATCCGGGTCGAGGACCTGCGGGAACGTGCCGGGAGCGTGAGCCAGCCGACTCTCGAGGACGCCGTCCTCGAGACGAGCCAGGGGCGCCGGGACGCCGAGGCCGCGCTCGACCTGGTGCGAGGAAAGTTCGGCAGCGCCGCGATCAGCCTCGGAGCCTCCGGCCTGCGCCGCTCCTCCTGA
- a CDS encoding SAV_6107 family HEPN domain-containing protein, which produces MTTIHKSSGPAAGRLVLAYPSTVSPVRADAEGAEARVGRATGRLLERCDAEILAAQLSSDPADTFLHAHFAALRAAGAILEARGRAKVRGRGRNVWQLAGEFVPELAEWVQVFSRSARVRAAIEAGDLSAVDTAVAEQALAAAEDFRDAVAVLLAGDATGARRAVVRAS; this is translated from the coding sequence ATGACGACGATCCACAAGAGCAGCGGTCCGGCCGCCGGACGGCTCGTCCTTGCCTACCCCTCGACCGTCTCCCCGGTCCGCGCCGACGCGGAAGGTGCCGAGGCTCGCGTCGGCCGTGCAACTGGCCGCCTCCTCGAGCGGTGCGACGCCGAGATCCTTGCGGCCCAGCTGTCGAGTGACCCGGCCGACACCTTCCTGCACGCCCACTTCGCCGCGCTGCGCGCCGCTGGTGCGATCCTCGAGGCGCGTGGGCGCGCCAAGGTACGCGGTCGTGGCCGGAACGTCTGGCAGCTGGCGGGAGAGTTCGTCCCCGAGCTCGCCGAGTGGGTCCAGGTCTTCTCGAGGTCGGCCCGCGTGCGGGCTGCGATCGAGGCGGGCGACCTCTCCGCCGTCGACACCGCGGTCGCGGAGCAGGCGCTCGCGGCTGCCGAGGACTTCCGTGACGCGGTCGCCGTCCTGCTCGCGGGTGACGCCACGGGCGCTCGCCGGGCGGTCGTGAGGGCCTCGTGA
- a CDS encoding spermidine synthase: protein MARSSRRHNHVPLTPQGADLPVGPVDIASGTVELEVDRDDPRAVTVHVNGVPSSYVHLDDPTVLAFEYMQQMACLIDALPAGPLSVVHVGAAGCSLARYVASARPGSRQLALDPDPTLLELVRGWFGLPRAPELRLRAQDGREGLAGLRDSSVDVVIRDAFAPDTTPTHLTTQQFLAEVARVVRPGGIYLANIADRAPLALTRAEVATALAAREVSPESDGVRSPWRDVALVAEPAVLKGRRYGNLVLVAARAGADGAQRRSWLSDVDRPLRVLPVPATRLGRDELATMSAGAAPLVDPPDPAAA from the coding sequence ATGGCTCGTTCGTCACGTCGACACAACCACGTCCCTCTGACACCGCAGGGCGCCGACCTGCCGGTCGGGCCCGTCGACATCGCCTCGGGGACGGTCGAGCTCGAGGTCGACCGCGACGACCCGCGCGCCGTCACCGTGCACGTCAACGGCGTCCCGAGCTCGTACGTCCACCTCGACGACCCCACCGTCCTCGCGTTCGAGTACATGCAGCAGATGGCGTGCCTGATCGATGCGCTCCCCGCCGGCCCGCTCTCGGTGGTCCACGTCGGCGCCGCCGGATGCTCTCTCGCCCGGTACGTCGCCTCGGCTCGTCCTGGCAGCCGCCAGCTCGCTCTCGACCCGGACCCGACGCTCCTCGAGCTCGTCCGCGGCTGGTTCGGCCTCCCGCGTGCGCCCGAGCTGCGGCTGCGCGCCCAGGACGGTCGCGAAGGCCTCGCGGGCCTGCGCGACTCGAGCGTCGACGTCGTCATCCGCGACGCGTTCGCACCCGACACCACCCCCACGCACCTCACGACGCAGCAGTTCCTCGCCGAGGTCGCGCGCGTCGTACGACCGGGCGGGATCTACCTCGCCAACATCGCCGACCGCGCTCCGCTCGCGCTCACCCGTGCTGAGGTCGCGACCGCTCTCGCCGCGCGCGAGGTCTCGCCCGAGAGCGACGGCGTGCGCTCACCGTGGCGCGACGTGGCGCTCGTCGCCGAGCCTGCGGTCCTCAAGGGTCGCCGCTACGGCAACCTCGTCCTCGTCGCCGCGCGCGCCGGCGCCGACGGCGCGCAGCGACGCTCCTGGCTCAGCGACGTCGACCGCCCGCTCCGGGTGTTGCCCGTGCCAGCGACACGGCTCGGCCGCGACGAGCTCGCCACGATGAGCGCGGGAGCAGCGCCTCTCGTCGACCCGCCCGACCCTGCGGCCGCCTGA
- a CDS encoding PAC2 family protein, which produces MLDPQDIYHLDADVAASLASGPGADGPVLIHVLDGFVDAGSTAELTSDHLRDRLEARRLVTFDVDQLLSYRSRRPVMVFDEDHWADYDEPRLVIDLVKDAEGTGFLLMHGREPDLQWERVAAAVQGLVDQFGVSLAVGVHGIPMAVPHTRPVGATTSATRAELVGVQPRIFGRVSVPGSFGALLERRLGEAGADAMSFAVHVPHYLAQGQFAPAALAALRRIEVATGLDLDAEALEEAATESLEEIARQASESEEILGVVHALERQYDAYVEGVGRTSLLAEPVPIPTAEEIGAEFERFLAEQTSASFDGGGSEGDNSGRDDDSAPDDSVPGDSVEDDEG; this is translated from the coding sequence GTGCTCGACCCGCAGGACATCTACCACCTCGACGCTGACGTCGCCGCCAGCCTGGCGAGCGGCCCTGGCGCGGACGGGCCTGTCCTCATCCACGTGCTCGACGGCTTCGTCGACGCGGGGAGCACCGCGGAGCTGACCTCAGACCACCTGCGCGACCGCCTCGAGGCTCGTCGTCTCGTGACGTTCGACGTCGACCAGCTCCTCAGCTACCGCTCGCGCCGCCCCGTGATGGTCTTCGACGAGGACCACTGGGCCGACTACGACGAGCCGCGGCTCGTCATCGACCTCGTGAAGGACGCGGAGGGCACCGGGTTCCTCCTCATGCACGGCCGCGAGCCCGACCTGCAGTGGGAGCGCGTCGCAGCGGCGGTCCAGGGGCTCGTCGACCAGTTCGGCGTGAGCCTCGCGGTCGGCGTCCACGGCATCCCGATGGCGGTCCCGCACACGCGGCCCGTCGGGGCCACGACGAGCGCCACCCGAGCCGAGCTTGTCGGCGTGCAGCCGCGCATCTTCGGCCGGGTCTCCGTACCCGGGAGCTTCGGCGCCCTGCTCGAGCGCCGCCTGGGCGAGGCCGGCGCGGACGCCATGAGCTTCGCGGTGCACGTGCCGCACTACCTCGCACAGGGGCAGTTCGCCCCCGCAGCGCTCGCGGCGCTGCGCCGGATCGAGGTCGCGACGGGCCTCGACCTCGACGCCGAGGCGCTCGAGGAGGCGGCGACGGAGTCGCTCGAGGAGATCGCTCGGCAGGCGTCCGAGTCCGAGGAGATCCTCGGCGTCGTGCACGCGCTCGAGCGTCAGTACGACGCGTACGTCGAGGGTGTCGGTCGCACGAGCCTCCTGGCTGAGCCTGTGCCGATCCCGACGGCCGAGGAGATCGGTGCTGAGTTCGAGCGCTTCCTCGCCGAGCAGACGTCCGCCTCGTTCGACGGCGGCGGCAGCGAGGGCGACAACTCCGGCCGTGACGACGACTCGGCGCCCGACGACTCGGTGCCGGGCGACTCGGTCGAGGACGACGAGGGCTGA
- a CDS encoding HelD family protein, protein MTVDDGRSGTAARPPEVLKEQAVVDDLYARLDELRARARARLRDVRRSGPSGSPQNRSERDAFATLYEDRLAQLEAVEDRLVFGRLDLADGGDRYVGRIGLSDEAHNSLLTDWRAPAAQAFYRATSAQPDGVLRRRHLVTRGRDVVSVEDEILDLDSIDEHDTTHLSGEGALVAAMAAGRTGRMSDIVATIQAEQDRIIRSPLEGALVVQGGPGTGKTAVALHRAAYLLYAHRRVLERSGVLLVGPSEDFLGYIDQVLPSLGETGVVSTTIGSLLPGVRATAVEGDIAARLKGDLGFARSIARAVRARQRVPREDVRLELDGVPLVIRRGDVEQAIDRARRTRKPHNLARAVFVKDVLKRLATQYAEHVGTDMEPEERAIVLEDLRSHRDVRVTLNLAWFPITPQRLVEDLWVKPHRLAEAAPHLSAEQRAALRREPGAPWTDADVPLLDEAAELLGEDDEASRAQARADAEQRKRDVEYAQQVLSRSDAGALVSAEMLADRFSSGGSTLTTAERAAADRSWTYGHVIVDEAQELSPMAWRMLLRRCPTQSMTIVGDVAQTSSSAGTRSWSAMFSQVLRPGWRLEELTVNYRTPSAIAEAAQRAAVAARLPVSQVTSAREVPESLHVVALVDGEQQLRDLVSDAVARHVRADGTGRVAVLAAPGRVDRLREVLSDPADGVRTPVPDALVVLDVRSSKGLEFDAVVLVEPDELAPSDLYVAMTRPTQQLVLVHSRDLPEGVVPQL, encoded by the coding sequence GTGACGGTCGACGACGGTCGGTCGGGGACGGCGGCACGTCCGCCAGAGGTGCTCAAGGAGCAGGCGGTCGTCGACGACCTCTACGCGCGGCTCGACGAGCTGCGCGCTCGCGCCCGCGCGCGACTGCGCGACGTGCGCCGGTCCGGCCCGTCGGGTTCGCCGCAGAACCGCTCCGAGCGCGACGCCTTCGCGACGCTGTACGAGGATCGCCTCGCGCAGCTCGAGGCGGTCGAGGACCGCCTCGTCTTCGGTCGGCTCGATCTCGCCGACGGCGGCGACCGCTACGTCGGTCGCATCGGTCTGAGCGACGAGGCGCACAACTCCCTCCTCACCGACTGGCGGGCGCCCGCCGCGCAGGCGTTCTACCGCGCGACGAGCGCGCAGCCCGACGGCGTCCTGCGCCGTCGGCACCTCGTCACGCGCGGCCGCGACGTCGTCTCGGTCGAGGACGAGATCCTCGACCTCGACTCGATCGACGAGCATGACACGACCCACCTGTCGGGCGAGGGCGCGCTCGTCGCCGCGATGGCGGCGGGCCGCACGGGGCGGATGTCGGACATCGTCGCGACGATCCAGGCCGAGCAGGACCGCATCATCCGCTCGCCGCTCGAGGGAGCGCTCGTCGTCCAGGGCGGCCCGGGCACCGGCAAGACGGCGGTCGCGCTCCACCGCGCCGCGTACCTCCTCTACGCGCACCGGCGGGTGCTCGAGCGCTCGGGCGTGCTGCTCGTCGGCCCGAGCGAGGACTTCCTCGGGTACATCGACCAGGTGCTCCCCTCCCTCGGCGAGACGGGCGTCGTGTCGACGACGATCGGCTCGCTGCTGCCCGGAGTCCGCGCGACCGCGGTCGAGGGCGACATCGCGGCGCGCCTCAAGGGCGACCTCGGCTTCGCGCGGTCGATCGCCCGCGCCGTGCGCGCCCGCCAGCGTGTCCCGCGCGAGGACGTGCGGCTCGAGCTCGACGGCGTGCCGCTCGTCATCCGGCGTGGCGACGTCGAGCAGGCGATCGACCGGGCGCGCCGCACGCGCAAGCCGCACAACCTCGCGCGGGCCGTGTTCGTCAAGGACGTGCTCAAGCGGCTAGCGACGCAGTACGCCGAGCACGTGGGCACGGACATGGAGCCCGAGGAGCGCGCGATCGTGCTCGAGGACCTGCGCTCGCACCGCGACGTGCGCGTCACTCTCAACCTCGCGTGGTTCCCGATCACGCCGCAGCGCCTCGTCGAGGACCTGTGGGTCAAGCCGCACCGCCTCGCGGAGGCGGCGCCGCACCTGAGCGCGGAGCAGCGCGCCGCGCTGCGTCGCGAGCCGGGCGCGCCCTGGACGGACGCGGACGTCCCGCTGCTCGACGAGGCGGCCGAGCTGCTCGGCGAGGACGACGAGGCGTCGCGCGCCCAGGCGCGCGCGGACGCGGAGCAGCGCAAGCGCGACGTCGAGTACGCCCAGCAGGTCCTTTCCCGCTCGGATGCCGGTGCGCTCGTGTCCGCGGAGATGCTCGCGGACCGCTTCTCGTCGGGTGGCTCGACGCTCACGACGGCGGAGCGCGCCGCGGCCGACAGGTCGTGGACGTACGGGCACGTGATCGTCGACGAGGCCCAAGAGCTCTCGCCGATGGCGTGGCGGATGCTGCTGCGCCGCTGCCCCACGCAGTCGATGACGATCGTGGGAGACGTCGCCCAGACGTCGAGCAGCGCGGGTACACGTTCGTGGTCGGCGATGTTCTCGCAGGTGCTCCGCCCGGGCTGGCGCCTCGAGGAGCTCACGGTGAACTACCGGACGCCGTCGGCCATCGCGGAGGCGGCCCAGCGGGCTGCGGTCGCGGCACGTCTTCCCGTCTCTCAGGTGACGTCGGCGCGCGAGGTGCCCGAGTCGCTGCACGTGGTCGCGCTCGTCGACGGCGAGCAGCAGCTCCGCGACCTCGTGTCCGACGCCGTCGCCCGCCACGTGCGTGCGGACGGCACCGGCCGCGTCGCCGTCCTGGCCGCGCCCGGACGCGTGGACCGCCTGCGCGAGGTGCTCTCAGACCCGGCTGACGGTGTGCGCACCCCCGTGCCGGACGCTCTGGTCGTCCTCGACGTCCGCAGCTCGAAGGGTCTCGAGTTCGACGCCGTCGTGCTCGTCGAGCCCGACGAGCTCGCTCCGTCGGACCTGTACGTGGCGATGACCCGCCCGACGCAGCAGCTCGTGCTGGTGCACTCGCGCGACCTGCCGGAGGGTGTCGTCCCGCAGCTGTGA